A single region of the Brienomyrus brachyistius isolate T26 chromosome 10, BBRACH_0.4, whole genome shotgun sequence genome encodes:
- the LOC125751028 gene encoding charged multivesicular body protein 1b has translation MSNMEKHLFNLKFAAKELQRNSKKCDKEEKAEKAKVKKAIQKGNMEVARIHAENAIRQKNQSINFLRMSARVDAVAARVQTAVTMNKVTKSMAGVVKSMDATLKTMNLEKVSALMDKFEQQFETLDVQTAQMEDTMSSTTTLTTPQNEVESLMHEMADEAGLELNMELPQGQTGSVGTSVASTEQDELSQRLAKLRDQV, from the exons ATGTCGAATATGGAAA AACATTTGTTCAACCTCAAGTTTGCCGCCAAGGAGCTACAGCGAAACTCAAAAAAGTGCGACAAAGAGGAGAAGGCTGAGAAAGCCAAAGTGAAGAag GCTATTCAGAAAGGCAACATGGAGGTGGCTCGGATACATGCAGAGAACGCCATCCGACAGAAGAACCAGTCCATCAACTTCCTGCGCATGAGCGCCCGTGTGGACGCTGTGGCTGCCAGAGTCCAAACAGCCGTCACCATGAACAAG GTCACCAAATCGATGGCTGGAGTGGTGAAGTCCATGGATGCCACTCTGAAGACCATGAACCTGGAGAAG GTCTCAGCCCTGATGGACAAATTTGAGCAGCAGTTTGAGACACTTGATGTGCAGACAGCACAGATGGAGGATACAATGAGCAGCACGACCACACTGACCACCCCGCAG AACGAGGTCGAGAGTCTGATGCACGAGATGGCTGACGAAGCCGG GTTGGAGCTAAACATGGAACTCCCACAGGGTCAGACGGGGTCAGTGGGCACCAGCGTGGCATCCACAGAGCAG GACGAGCTGTCACAGAGGCTGGCCAAGCTCAGAGACCAGGTGTAG